A DNA window from Mycobacterium sp. IDR2000157661 contains the following coding sequences:
- a CDS encoding NAD-dependent epimerase/dehydratase family protein has protein sequence MRVLLTGAAGFIGARIGTALRAAGHEVIAVDAMLPAAHGRGAQPPDDCRVVDIRDASALAPLMKNVDVVCHQAAVVGAGVNAADAPSYGSHNDYGTAVVLAEMFAADCRRLVLASSMVVYGQGGYDCPEHGPVDPQPRTRADLDSGVFEHRCPHCDALVQWRLVSEDAPLRPRSLYAASKTAQEHYALSWGEATGGSVVALRYHNVYGPYMPRDTPYSGVAAIFRSELEAGDVPRVFEDGGQMRDFVHVDDVAAANVAAVESGLDGFNPFNVCSGRPISIMQVATELCETRGDAPPVVTGQYRSGDVRHIVADPARAAQVLGFHAAVDPRDGLREFAFAPLRT, from the coding sequence CGCGGCCGGGTTCATCGGAGCCCGGATCGGCACTGCGCTGCGCGCCGCCGGACACGAGGTCATCGCCGTCGACGCCATGCTGCCCGCCGCGCACGGACGCGGGGCGCAGCCGCCGGACGACTGCCGGGTGGTCGACATCCGCGACGCCTCCGCACTCGCTCCGCTGATGAAGAACGTCGATGTGGTCTGCCATCAGGCCGCGGTGGTGGGGGCGGGGGTCAATGCCGCCGACGCGCCGTCCTACGGCTCGCACAACGACTACGGCACCGCCGTGGTGCTGGCCGAGATGTTCGCCGCGGACTGCAGGCGACTGGTGCTGGCCTCTTCCATGGTCGTCTACGGCCAGGGCGGTTACGACTGTCCGGAGCACGGCCCGGTCGACCCGCAACCACGCACGCGCGCCGATCTCGATTCCGGCGTGTTCGAGCACCGCTGTCCGCACTGCGACGCGCTGGTGCAGTGGCGGCTGGTGTCCGAGGACGCGCCCCTGCGACCCCGCAGCCTGTACGCGGCCAGCAAGACGGCCCAGGAGCACTATGCGCTGTCCTGGGGCGAGGCCACCGGCGGGTCGGTCGTGGCACTGCGTTATCACAATGTGTACGGCCCGTACATGCCGCGCGACACCCCGTACTCGGGCGTGGCCGCGATCTTCCGGTCTGAACTCGAAGCAGGGGACGTGCCAAGGGTTTTCGAGGACGGAGGACAGATGCGCGACTTCGTGCACGTCGACGACGTGGCCGCGGCCAACGTGGCGGCCGTGGAGTCGGGCCTGGACGGGTTCAACCCGTTCAACGTCTGCTCGGGTCGGCCGATCTCGATCATGCAGGTGGCCACCGAATTGTGTGAGACCCGCGGTGACGCGCCTCCGGTGGTCACCGGGCAGTACCGCAGCGGCGACGTGCGCCACATCGTGGCCGACCCCGCGCGCGCCGCGCAGGTGCTGGGATTTCACGCGGCGGTCGACCCGCGCGACGGCCTGCGCGAGTTCGCGTTCGCGCCGTTGCGGACCTGA